AACAGGAGGAATCTGGAGATCTTTTGAGCACCTTCGGAATCAGGCACAGGGCAGGAATTTGGCTAAACCCGGGTGACAACAGCGACTGATATGGCTTTAAACATGCTGCTGGTCGGCCGAGTCACATGGCTCCCACAGGGATATATCGCTCCCGAGAGACGGGGCACCATAAAAGGGCTGGGAAGGAACACGATTTGATACCTTGTGCAAGGAAACAAGATTCAGATAACCCGAATAGAGCACCTTTTGGCAAATGGGACACCCCAGCATTCCTTATAGGAAGTATCCATGCTTGAGCCCAAATCAGGGGAAAGGGGCAGCCCAGAGCAGTTGCTCCACAGTAAAATTTGAGAACATTGGGGAAAGGTTGGGGAGGACAGAGTAAAGGCCCCTTGCAGGCAGTGCCCACCACCCCCCCTTTCAGAGGGTAAAGAATCTGGCCACgcaaagcaggcaggcaggcagatatgAAAGGCGCCAGGATTCCGCACCCGAGGTCCACGCCCGATAGTTGTAACTGCCCTCGCCGGTGCTGTTGCCAGACTGCGCCTCTGCATATTCCGGGCCGCCCTCGCCAGCGGACCTCATCCTGCCAGCTGCCACGGCTGAGGCCGCTCCTGCAGCCGCGCcacctgccgccgccgctgccgccgccacccgtAGTCCCGTCCCGGATGAGCCGTAGCGGGTTGAAGATTTTGACCGCCGCGTGCTGCCGCGGGCGCTACCCCTCGCCGCGCCTCGGGCTCCGCCGCGCCCTCCTTTGCAACCGACGCCTTCGAAGAAGACggcaagcagcaggaggagagtcCAGCAGATGGCTGTGCTCCATTTCATCGTCGCGGGGGAACTGGGTCAGGCCTGCAACGAAACGGAAACGGGCGCATCAGCAGCAACGTTTGGGAAAAAACGACACCCACGGCGGCATGTTTGTATGTGAGGATGCTGCTACAGCCACACATTATTTACTTACTGCATTTCTCTTGTCCCCAAGAGCCAACGGCCTCTGTCCAGAGCACAAAATATTAGCTAAAACTACAAAATTTAAGCGTGCAAAATTAAACAGGAAATCTGAAACGGGTTAACTAAAACAGCCGCGACATGAAAGCAAAGCCAGATAGGGTCTGAAAAACACTTAAGGCATGTTAAAGACTAAAATGTCTGCCGGGATAAGATGCTTGGCGATGGAGGCAAGGCGATATAGGTGCCAGGCGGACCTTTGCAGGCGCCAGCATCTCTTGCAAACCCTTGCCCCTCACCTCCTCCTGCAGCAGCACTCAGAGGGGAAAGGCATCAGGATGTAAACGTGGGCATcctgataaaatacaaaacatgcAGCCATCGCTGTGCTAGTACCACTGGTTACCTAAGAAACGCAGTCCCTTTGTGCTTAGCCAAAGCAAGAGCGCCGGTTTGCAAAGCGAGCCTGAGCTGCTCTGCGCGCCACTGAACGTGCGCCTAGGGCGCAATTGCCCGGGGCGGTGTTGGCACACCAGGATCACACAGGGAACGGCGGCAGGGGCAAAGGCAATGGCCGCCCGCGGCCAGGAGAatgagaggtggggtggggtgggggagagggaaccCCAGGGATAGGGGGCGCCCCTTCACGCGCACCCGGCAAAAGGGAGGCCGCCGTAGCCTCCTCGCCCTGCATGTAAGGATGCCGTTACTGCCGCCGCCCACCGGCCGCCAGGGGGGTGCCAACTTGTagaaaatattggagggggcaggtaaaccccaccccacataattgatcacacgaCGGGGCGCATCCATTTgattggcaatgcccatcaaaaaaatttttttgcgggggcccgccccatcaaatattttatgggggggggcagcgaagggacctcggccccagTACCTGCTGCAGCCCCCCAGCCCCACTCCCGAGGCCCTAGCGTCGCCCTTCCCCCCCTGCTTTGCCGCATCCATCGCAGGGCCAAACCGCGAGGGGCAGGGGGGCGCTTCTCCCTCCTCGGCTGGGTCCGCTTACCGCGCGCCCCTGGCAAGCGAATCCTCCGGCTCCCCGGGATCCCGCGCCGCCCCGCGCGCCTTGCCTGCAGGCAGCAGCACCCGCGGGCGGCGGGGAGGCGAGGATGGGGTCCCTCTGCCGTCCGATGGCCCCGCGGCGAGGCGAACCCGATTCGCACGATGCCTGCAGCCCGAGCCCGCGGGGGAGCGGATGGACCggagctctctctgtctctctctgggcGCGCGCCTCTCCACCTCCCGCCGTGCCCACGTTCCCAGTGCACGCGTCGCCGCCCCCGCAtcttttggtgggggagggggggccacGCTTCGGGCACTGCAGCATCGCCACCGTTTAAAACAGAAACGCGTCTCCGGTGAGAACGATGGCAGTGATCGATTGCAATcattagaactgtagagttgggagggggggtccccagagtcatctagtcgaGCCTCCCGCAACGCGGGTATCTTTTAtccaaagtggggctcgaacccacgaccctgaggtcAAGAACCTCATGCTCTACGGACTGGGCCACGAACTCTTGCGCcataattaaaaaatgcaatgtgAATTTCTTAAGATGAATTCATTCAGCAGTGTAAAGAGGTGTTGGTGGTGTAACAATGGATTCACTGAATGgcttagttcatgtaaaatatgcagggatgtacgcatgcaaaatgaaccacggaaagagaagaagggaagtcattgattgaaggttgtctaaatgaataccttgaaatgtaaattagaaaaatttaattaaaactgtattttaaaaaaatgcaagttaagagcatgggcatagccagaattTATTTGGGCGGGGGGCTGGTTTCATGTTAGGCAGGCAGAACCTCCATTAGTTTAGTATtattattgatttacttgatttagggttGGGGGGACAGCTGGCCTCTGCTATGCCCATGGGTAAGAGTGGGCAGGTAGGTTGGGGGTATCCTACCACTGCTCTCATCACCCTCTGAGAACAATTTTTGTGGTGGAAGTGGACCAATGGGAATTTCAGGTcctggcctttttaaaaaaataatatttttttttaattttcaatgcaccaaaatggaaaaaagtagaagtcccagcaaaggaagaatggatacaaaaacttatggaatatgcagaaatggcaaaacttaccggaagaataagacaTCAAGACAACAAatgttttataaaagaatggaaatggtttattgattatttacagataaattgtgaGCAGATAAGatcataaaagaaaatatgtatatagaaacaaaaataaaaaattaagagtGTATACTGTTTCacggtggttgttgttttaactcaCTCAAATGGCACCATCATGGGGTCTATTTCTGCAGCCGTCGTGCTTATGtgacatttacttgggagtaagcaccacttcCTGAAAACAAACATAAGATGGATATTAGTCTTATTAgcaggggctgggagctggaatccaaaaaCAGGAGGATGGAGGGTCTGGATGGAGGCTTCTGCAGCACCTTAGGCCATAATTTATCTACCAGCTTGCAATTGTACCAAGAAGCACAAACTGCCCAAATGTGTCTGTCTGCAGAAATACCGTACTCACCATTCTGCTTTTCTCTCCGGGTTGAGTAGCTGTAGGGGAGGATAGGACTTCTATACTTTAACTAGTTAACACAATCAAAGATTTGTAGGGGTTGgtagggacccctgagggtcatctagtccaacccactgccatgcaggaatcttaactcaagacagatggccatccagtctTGGCACAGGAGATGGAATTTTGCTATATTTGGCTCAGAGGTGggaatattgttattattaaaaactgtgtaccaccctatacccacaggtctcagggcggttcacaggataataaaaaataaaagcctattaaatattttaaaagtctattAAATCAGCCCTTTTTCTCAGAACCACAAGGACTGTGACATTGTCCCATTTTCCTAGGCGGGAGCAGAGGCCAATTTAGCAGGAGCATGGAAAACGGTTACATACCAAGTGAGACCACTCAAGCAGGATTCGAAAGCTGAGCGACAGAAGGAATTGGAGAATACAGTATTGATGTGTTTGATTGAAGAAATAGATTGCTGTAAATTTATCCTGTGAAAGAAAAGGCATTGCATGGCAGATGGGGTGGAAATTAAAAGGccaaggaaaggggggagggaagccgaGGAAACGAGGAAAGATAAATTTTTCGTGTGTTTAAGTATATATGTCAAGCttttgatattatatatatatatatatatatatatatatatatatatatatatatatatataatgttattttatatatgtgtgtgtgtgtatacagtgcttttgaaaaatgtttaggggtaggcctactctcattttgactcaagaaaatcaccattttgtagttcaaatcaggaaaaataaatacagtaaatggacaaaagtacagtacaaatgtacggaagtgagagctggaccatcaagaaggctgatcgccgtagaattgatgcttttgaattatggtgctggaggagactcttgagagtcccgtggactgcaagaagatcaaacctatccattctcaaagaaatcagccctgagtactcactagaaggacagatcctgaagttgaggctccagtactttggccacctcatgagaagagaagactccctagaaaagaccctgatgttgggaaagatggagggcacaaggagaaggggacgacagaggatgagatggttggacagtgttctcgaagctactaacatgagtttggccaaactgcgagaggcagtgaaggataggcgtgcctggcgtactctggtccatggggtcacgaagagtcggacacgactgaacgactgaacaacaacaacagtacaaagattcacaaaatgtttaggggtatgcgtacccccagaaaaaaagcagtgtgtgtgtgtgtgtataataataataataattattattgttgttattttataatattattatgaaattatatatgtgtgtgtgtgtgtgtgtgtcataccGTTAGCCTGCTCGGCTCAGTATTCTACCATGATGAGATCCCtgcgtggcagggggttggactagatgaccccgaaGGGTCCCATTCCAACTCAACGATTCTATTGAAAACGCTGAatgagggcagagagagagagatcattcgtggaaaggaaaaacaaagccCCGCCccttgctcctcccccccccggttTCCAGGGAGCGCTTCCCTCCCTCCGCCCACGTTCCGGCGCGGCGGCGGCCTCTCGGGCTGCCCTCAAGTCTCGCGAGAGCTCGCGCGGTCTCGGCTGTGAGGCGAGCGGCGGGACTCGGGGGCGGCGCAGGCCgcgcggagggagggaggatggagaGGCCGCCGTCCCTCCGCGGGGGTCCGCCCGGCAGCGCCGCCTGCGAGCCTTGGGAGATGCGGGAGCGGCTCGGCACCGGCGGCTTCGGCAACGTCTCGCTCTACCAGCACCGGGTGGGTTCGCCGGGGGGTCGCGGTGGGCGGGCGAGGGGGGGGAGCCGCcttcagggggaggggagggcggggggggtgAACTCGGCCCTTTCGTGCCCTTCGGAACTCCCCGCCTCTTGATAGCAAGGCGCGCCAGGCGCCTTCCCTGCGCTGTGGCGGTGCCGGGTTTAcgtatgtataagctaaacaagctatagcttagggccccactcttggaGGCCCCAAAAGAatctaaagaaaaaaacaacctggatgtacatttccaaaatataagataaaaaagaaataaaataaaacctacatacagcaacagtgttttgtgttgtgttggccCCTATcggttatgtgcaaatggctttaggtacctattaggtccataaattactatatagcaaatattcaacacgaaaaacagtaatgacagtttgttgttgacaaaggacagctggacatataaagggccccattaccttcagtagcttagggcatcaTCAAACCTAAGTCTGACCCTGCGCTGTGGTCTTATATTattattgtggtggtggtggaggtggatttctgttgttgttgttgtcatcaaacctaaatctgaccCTGCGCTGTGGTCTTATATTattattgtggtggtggtggaggtggatttctgttgttgttgttgtcatcaaacctaaatctgaccCTGCGCTGTGGTCTTATATTattattgtggtggtggtggaggtggatttctgttgttgttgttgttgtcatcaaacctaaatctgaccCTGCGCTGTggtcttatattattattattattattgttgtggtggtggtggtggtcttctgtcgttgttgttgttgttgttgtgtctcagggtagttcacagaactaaatcaaaatataaaacaaaacaaaacaaaatcaatcaaaataaaaccagcaaccCAATAGCCCGCCTGCCCCAATATGTCTATAGATATACAGTATagtattcttatttatttgttcgTTTATTcagaaaagagaagggaaagggggggaaccatAATAGTAAGTAAATAGAAAAAAGGTGTGAAGGAGGGGATGGAGAAGTAGatactaaaaagaaagaaaagaaaaacccccaaaatgatataataataaaataaaataataatttaaaagttcAAAAAGTTGAGGTGGTGAGATCTAAAAGATAAAATGggatgaaagggggaaagaataaaagtaaaatatcCCCCACCTTCAGATCACCatcttcctgcccagttgagaaaaca
The sequence above is drawn from the Lacerta agilis isolate rLacAgi1 chromosome 5, rLacAgi1.pri, whole genome shotgun sequence genome and encodes:
- the SPRN gene encoding shadow of prion protein, with the protein product MKWSTAICWTLLLLLAVFFEGVGCKGGRGGARGAARGSARGSTRRSKSSTRYGSSGTGLRVAAAAAAAGGAAAGAASAVAAGRMRSAGEGGPEYAEAQSGNSTGEGSYNYRAWTSGAESWRLSYLPACLLCVARFFTL